Within the Setaria viridis chromosome 3, Setaria_viridis_v4.0, whole genome shotgun sequence genome, the region GCCTGCCAGCCGCGCGGGCTGCTGGCCTCGACGCTGTGCGCGCCCGTGCCCAGGTCGGCCTCACCAAGCGCTCGCAGGCACCGTGCAGCCCAGAGAGAGATTTGAGTGGTGCCTGGCGCGGATGAATTTCCCCCTGGTGAAAGGATAAGGTAGGAGGGAAAGGATACGGTGGGAGAGGATAAAGTTTTTATGGTACCCACGTCAGAGATTTTCACAGGCAACGAACGCACGAGTTCTAGCGTTATCGTATTTGGAACGTACGTATGAAATTTACTATGAAGTTTGGAAGGCCTGCTTGTATTGGCTAGCCATGAAAGGCAGATCGTATCAGCCACTATCAGGGGCCAGCCCCAGCCTGGGACGAGCGGCCGTCTCTGAAAGCGATGTGCTTCGTCCGTTTTAACTACGTCTTGGACCTTGTAAGGCATGGAAAGTGCTTGTATCTATGTGTGTATATAGCAGAGTACAAGGCGTACGCCGCAGCGACTGCTCTACTATAAAGAGCGGGGACGGGTAGCGCAGAGAAACGCGCGAGTTAATGCGAGCGCGCCCGCATCGCCGCCCTAGGCCCGAGGgacggaggagaggaaggagagggagccCCAGAAGAGCAGCCATGGCGCCGGCGGAGCTCCGCATCCTGGCCGTGCTCTCCTCCCCGCTTCCGCTCCGTGTCCTGCTGCTACTTTCGCTCCTCTCAGGTACGGGCGATAGGACTAATAGGGGATAGCGCCGAGCTCATTCTCTCTCCGTTCATGGCGTTGCTTTTGCAGTAGATGCGTTCGTCTCGCCCCTTGGTCCTTGCACATGCCTGGACGCCGTCCCTGATCCTCGAATCGCTCGATCGAGATTTCTGGCCCCTTAGTGATTGACGGGCTCCGCCATGCATGCAAACAAATTTGATTTTcgtttctcctttttcttaCTACTTGTTTCTTCTCCGTATCCATCTCACcattaatttaaaaataaacgGTTTGGATAGCTCATGTGGTTGTATATACATATGAAAAATCTATGTTGGCATAGAAAAGCTTCAGTTTCTGTGAAGGGCAACATCGCAGTGTCTTTGTTTCGtttttctgaatatttttagCACGGGGATATGAGACCATCATTCATGTGCGGCTGTGCATCATGCAAGACAGCTGCTCTATCCTCTTCTGCAGTGGCCTGATGGAGAGAGCATTGTTGCATCGCGATTCGCGAGGTCGTTTTCGTAGGTTGCTTGAGTTGATTCCAGGCGGCTGGTCCGACGTGTGTTTGACAGAGAAGACAATTAAATTTCCACGTCATACGGGCGATGCCTCGTTGAAATCACGTATGCCTGATTTTGACATTTGTTTGAAAAATTGAATTTTTTCTTCCGGCTGCATGCGCTGCTGATGAATAGCCGATCTCTGCACGTTTTATTCGGAAAATGACGTTCGTCCTACCCATGATTATTGCAAGCCAGTTTATGTGTGAAAGGGAACCGCATTTAATTTCCCCTAATATTTTTGTTCTGCAGACGTACTGGTATCTCTTGCTGCCGACCTAATAATCACTCAAGAATCCAATGAGAAATATCTGAAAATATACTAGCAGTTGATCTTTCGTCAGCAATTTATGTCATTATTCAGCATAATTTTTTCTTGCCATTTTGAGCGCCCcgcggacccccccccccccccccccccccccccccccaaaagaaaaaaaaatctgaaacgTTTAATTTTCCGTCCCCGATTGCAGCCGTCGACGTTgtatcggcggcggcgccgccactcAAGTTCGGGATCAACTACGGCCAGATCGCGAACAACCTCCCGCACCCGACGCAGGTGTCGGGCCTCCTGCAGTCGCTCAACGTCAACCGCGTCAAGCTCTACGACGCCGACCCGGCCGTGCTCACGGCCTTCGCCGGCACGGGCGTGGAGTTCATCGTCGGGAACGAGGACCTCCAGAACCTGACCGACGCACGCAAGGCCCGCGCCTGGGTGGCGCAGCACGTGCAGCCGTTCCTCCCCAACACGCGCATCACCTGCATCACCGTCGGCAACGAGGTGCTCTCCGGCAAGGACACGGTCGCCATGCAGAACCTCCTCCCGGCCATGCAGGCCGTGTACCAGGCCGTGGTCGCCCTGGGCCTCGCGTCGCAGGTGAACGTCTCCACGGCGCACTCCGTCAACATCCTCGCCAGCAGCTACCCGCCGTCGTCGGGCGTGTTCCGGGAGGAGCTCGGGCAGTACATCCAGCCCATCCTCAACTTCCACGCCGAGGTCGGCTCGCCGTTCCTCATCAACGCTTACCCGTTCTTCGCCTACAAGGCCAGCCCCGGCAGCGTGTCCCTGCCGTACGTGCTGTTCGAGCCCAACCCCGGCGTGGTCGACCCCAACACCAACCTCACCTACGACAACATGCTCTACGCCCAGATCGACGCCATGTATGCGGCCATGAAGGCCATGGGCCACACGGACCTCACCGTGAGGATCTCCGAGACCGGGTGGCCGTCCAAGGGGGACGAAGACGAGGTGGGCGCCACCGTGGCCAACGCAGCGGCGTACAACGGGAACCTGATGAAGAGGATCGCCATGGGCCAGGGGACGCCGCTCAGACCGGACGTGCCTATCGATGTGTTCGTGTTCGCGCTCTTCAACGAGGACATGAAGCCAGGCCCGGCGTCGGAGAGGAACTACGGGCTGTTTTACCCCAACGGCACGCCAGTGTACAACCTCGGGTTCAACGGAGCGTCGTTCAGTCCGTCGCCgacgctctcttcttcttccaagcCGACGGTAAGATAATTCCTAGTTTACTATTGACAAAATTCTGAATCCAAATTCACTCGCATAAGCAAAACACAcgattagattttttttcagaaaaaaaagattatttGAAACAACTAAAAAGCACGGCAAATAACATCTCTATAGGAGGAGCTTATTCTTCTATCTTACCCATAGTGTTCACTGCTTGCAGATTACATTTCTGATGGCGGTTGTTGTCCTACTCTCCGGCTTTTTCCTATGACCTACATCAGTTTTGTGGCGATAAGATTTGCTATTTTCTGACTAACCCATTTGTGCTTGCATCGGACATCATACTACCTGCCAGAGCCCATAATCTGACTTTGAGGTAAGCTGATCTTGGTCGTATTCCTGAGACATTTTGATAATTTTTTCTTTCTAAAGCTGTTTTCTCTAGCTAGCCTTTGTACGAAAACTTACAAGTCTTCTTTTCTTGTTATATATGGACGCATCAGTTGCTTGCATTGAAAGCATTTTTACATAACAAATAAAAAATGTATAGTATTTTATATAGAAGCAATGTTTTGGAACAAGTCTACTAGGCCGTGCATTCAGTTGTGTACGTACATCCAATTAAAACAGACGGTGAACAAGGAACTGGGTGGTCCTCTGTACTCGTTAGGCTGCACAATTGGTCGGACTAATTGACTAAGTGGTAATTAAGATTATCCTCACAACATCATACAACTATAAGCTCCTAATCTGGTTCCTGAGAAAAGTTTTAGGCCATGACATCGAGTAGTTTGTCAACCTTTGTCAGACATGATGTTAGGTGGTCGGTCATCCTGCCCTGGAGGCAACATATATGTTTGGCCGTTTTCGCCTCCGGCGCGGCAATGCCACGGATGTCTTCGGTTAGCCTGTTCCTCAGGGAGGCAGACCGGTGGTTGATCGGTTCTCTCGCTGTCGATGCCCTGGGAGCTCTGAACCGACCAACCAAAGAGGACCGCCTTGCTCGCGTCATCTCGAAAAGAATCCAATAAGCATTGGGCACGGAAGAGCACACGCATGAGAGCGTCCTTCCATCTGATGGCTACTTTTCAGAAGCATCCGTTCCTTTGGCAAAACCTGGAGCATGTTGTTGTTGAGCGCCCGCTGTTGTCGCCAAACCTTGAGAAC harbors:
- the LOC117849520 gene encoding glucan endo-1,3-beta-glucosidase 14, with the protein product MRARPHRRPRPEGRRRGRRGSPRRAAMAPAELRILAVLSSPLPLRVLLLLSLLSAVDVVSAAAPPLKFGINYGQIANNLPHPTQVSGLLQSLNVNRVKLYDADPAVLTAFAGTGVEFIVGNEDLQNLTDARKARAWVAQHVQPFLPNTRITCITVGNEVLSGKDTVAMQNLLPAMQAVYQAVVALGLASQVNVSTAHSVNILASSYPPSSGVFREELGQYIQPILNFHAEVGSPFLINAYPFFAYKASPGSVSLPYVLFEPNPGVVDPNTNLTYDNMLYAQIDAMYAAMKAMGHTDLTVRISETGWPSKGDEDEVGATVANAAAYNGNLMKRIAMGQGTPLRPDVPIDVFVFALFNEDMKPGPASERNYGLFYPNGTPVYNLGFNGASFSPSPTLSSSSKPTITFLMAVVVLLSGFFL